The Acaryochloris thomasi RCC1774 genome has a window encoding:
- a CDS encoding sigma-70 family RNA polymerase sigma factor, translating to MIKSPPLELIRAAQANDRRARDRVFSASYEFVSMIAKRWSSRYAWLEYDDCLQAGFEGIPVAIERFDFSEGVQFFTYAKYAVSNSIQKLKRAEEKQHRTYEKAVSAYSVPIVEPLSWISEAQYNRSLRRRIYRALKSFSRLLRKWVFLRLLGRSYVSIAERFNVTRHQVATEVKAAMQVLRRRLFPKAYRFKQSLKTSLTPGQVTRHKPVPAVSPTPIQAVFNRLRTLSSGLLKSVQKRVSRAMPAFRLNSKRSSDHSVQRASSPVEAVSAPGFGRPPPPG from the coding sequence ATGATTAAATCCCCACCACTGGAACTAATCCGAGCAGCCCAGGCCAACGATCGGCGGGCCAGGGACAGAGTATTCTCTGCCTCCTACGAATTCGTGTCGATGATCGCTAAGCGGTGGTCAAGTCGATACGCATGGCTTGAATATGACGATTGCCTACAGGCAGGATTTGAAGGAATCCCTGTCGCCATTGAGCGCTTCGACTTTTCAGAAGGCGTTCAATTCTTCACCTATGCCAAATATGCAGTCTCAAACAGTATCCAAAAGCTGAAAAGAGCTGAAGAGAAACAGCATCGAACCTACGAAAAAGCTGTTTCTGCCTACAGCGTTCCAATTGTTGAACCCCTGAGCTGGATTAGTGAGGCCCAATATAATCGCTCTCTCCGCCGTCGCATTTACAGGGCGCTGAAGTCTTTTTCTCGCCTCCTCCGCAAGTGGGTGTTCCTTCGTTTGCTGGGTCGCTCCTATGTCAGTATTGCCGAACGCTTCAACGTCACGCGGCATCAGGTTGCAACTGAAGTGAAAGCTGCGATGCAAGTCTTGCGGCGGCGGCTGTTTCCAAAAGCCTATCGCTTCAAGCAGTCTTTGAAAACTTCACTGACACCCGGACAGGTGACTCGCCACAAGCCTGTTCCTGCTGTCAGTCCCACCCCGATTCAAGCGGTATTCAACCGACTGAGAACGCTTAGCAGCGGCTTACTTAAGTCTGTGCAAAAGCGGGTTAGTCGAGCAATGCCAGCATTTCGCTTGAACTCGAAAAGGTCTAGCGACCATTCCGTCCAGCGTGCCAGCAGTCCTGTTGAGGCAGTCTCTGCGCCAGGGTTCGGTAGACCGCCGCCCCCTGGATAG